The following coding sequences lie in one Rutidosis leptorrhynchoides isolate AG116_Rl617_1_P2 chromosome 4, CSIRO_AGI_Rlap_v1, whole genome shotgun sequence genomic window:
- the LOC139844264 gene encoding nuclear transcription factor Y subunit B-8-like isoform X1, protein MAEGPASPGGGSLESGGDLSPRSSNVREQDRFLPIANISRIMKKALPANAKMAKDAKETVQECVSEFISFVTSEASDKCQREKRKTINGDDLLWAMATLGFEDYIEPLKLYLSRYREVLFSIPSLFLPFLFI, encoded by the exons ATGGCGGAAGGTCCGGCGAGTCCAGGCGGTGGGAGTCTTGAAAGTGGTGGGGATTTGAGTCCTAGGTCATCGAATGTTCGAGAACAGGATCGGTTTTTACCGATTGCGAATATTAGTAGGATTATGAAGAAAGCTTTACCTGCTAATGCTAAAATGGCGAAAGACGCTAAAGAAACTGTTCAGGAATGCGTTTCTGAGTTTATCAGCTTTGTTACTAGCga GGCCAGTGATAAGTGTCAAAGGGAAAAGAGAAAAACAATCAACGGTGATGATCTCTTATGGGCAATGgctactctagggtttgaagattatATTGAACCACTCAAATTATACTTGAGTAGATACAGAGAGGTACTCTTTTCTATACCAAGTTTATTTTtgccatttttatttatttaa